A genomic segment from Phragmites australis chromosome 6, lpPhrAust1.1, whole genome shotgun sequence encodes:
- the LOC133920509 gene encoding uncharacterized protein LOC133920509, with product MEGAPCNVEPRRRLRWRGLGRRRRKVLVVRLGGGGRGILRRLRLRWLRRAARRLAAIYMAALVGPPGASSSSTCPPWIGLEPCFATPFVASTWPCW from the coding sequence ATGGAGGGCGCGCCATGCAACGTCGAGCCGCGACGCCGCCTGCGGTGGCGGGGGCTCGGTCGCCGGCGCAGGAAGGTCCTGGTCGTCCGgctcggcggcggtggcagggGAATCCTGCGGCGGCTCCGGCTGCGGTGGCTCCGGCGCGCGGCCCGCAGGCTGGCCGCGATCTACATGGCGGCGCTGGTGGGCCCGCCTggcgcgtcgtcgtcgtcgacgtGCCCGCCGTGGATCGGCCTGGAGCCGTGCTTCGCCACGCCGTTCGTGGCCAGCACCTGGCCGTGCTGGTga